cacacacacacacacacacacacacacacgcacacatttaaagGAGCAGGACGCTGTTTTTTATTAACAGttcatttttagatttaaatatgattatttgtttatttattatcatattGAACAAACGAGAAATTTGAAGACGGCGGTTTAACAAATTGAGAAACTGAGATTtacatttattcacatttaaGAGACCAAATTATGAAACGATccttctttttgcttttatttcatttctataaaaaaaatcatcctgCAAAAAATCCCATTTTAAGTTAGAAGGATCCAGTTTGTTTCTGCAGGTCAAACTCAACATAATTGTAATAATATACAACTGTGAATGTAACAATGTATCATTAACTTGTTTCTCCCGTGAAGCTTCAATCTGCAGCAAACTGATCTGAGGTCAGAGCGAACAACCAGAACAAAGGTCACTCTGCAGAAGTGTGATGGATATTAAACAGAACTGGTCTCACCCATTTTGGAGGTTCTGGTTCTGATCTGATCCTGAAGCTTTGGGCAGTTTGGACTCTGTGAGACCAGGACCCCTGTGCATAAAAATGGGAGGGGGGCCGTCAGGTCAGGACACAGCCaatgggaggagagggggcggggcttacatgCCCATTCTGCCTAATTAACCGTTTGAGACCAGAGACTcattcagagtgtgtgtgtgtgtgtgtgtgtatatgtgtgtgtatccttTTTACACTTTACAACAGataaaaggacaaacacaagtGACCTCACAAAAGCCAATAAAGCACAGgaacaaacaataaacatgcctaagaataaaatacacaatCAGGTCATAGATCACAGTGAGTGAACGTGGGACGCACTGACAGAAcacagctgtgtctcaaagACGCTAGTCTGCAGCCTTGTAGTCTGCAGCCTTGTAGTCTGCAGCCTTGTAGtctgcagccttcagcagcctgGTCTACCTGGGCTGCTCCTCCAACGACCGCACAGGCTGAACCAAACGGTCTGACATGGGACGGTCTGTCCTGGggggtcacttcctgcctgcgtCAGCAGCGCCGGCGCTCCTGTTGCCGAGCAACCTGCTGTTTGACAGCAAAAGCCTTCAAAGCCAAAACAATTACAAAGTACAGAAAAAGAAGatcttattttattgtattgagGAAGAAAAgcttctcctccggagcatGAAATATTCCAGCCTGAGAGAAGAACTtgaacacaactaaatgtaaagttagtttataatcacacaaaacaaaaggagcaaaacaAGTTCAGTTTCattctgtatttattctgtaacgttactgacagaaagtgatatttcaggttcgtttgttataaatgtgtgtttgtactttgATGTTCAGAAGAACAGAACATGGACCCGGgtcctgaataaattaaatcccgcactgcatgctgggatatgctggtCCGCAAAGGACAGGTCGGATGTGTCCTCCAAACGGCTCCTGGAGGACTGCGTCCCTCCACCGCGTTCGAGGACGACGGTTGGGACGGACGAGTCGCAGCGGAAGTGACGTATGCGTCCTGAAGGAGGCCGCCGAGCGGCTTTGAGACTCGGCCCATGTTGGACTCTACGTGGACCATAATGTACTAAATGACCATCAGGCTgtgttgaagacttgaaactagagaccataaactttacaatgtttactgagggaataaaccaagagagaagtggagtcatttcccCATAGACCTCTACGGGACCGGTGTGGcacggtggttagcactgtgtCCTCagaagaaggtcctgggttcaaatcccccAGCACCTCTCTGGGTGGAGGCTGTTTGGGTTCTCGGGCTTCCTCCCCCAGTGCAGAGACAAGCTCATAATCTAATGTAATCTAAAACGCTCCAGCCTAAGGTTTAACTTTCCCGTGTGCTGGTTCTGTGTGTCTATGTGACTGGAGGCCAGTCCACTGGACCCGGTCTCTGCTGGTGTGGACTCCATTGACCCCCGCGACCCTCTTTAGGTAAGCGGTGTAGAGGATGACTGACGAACTTCTATATTAGTAGAGAATGCTGCTTTAAGACGGAGAGCTTGGCTGcactttaatttgtatttaaacaTTTCATCACTAATAAAAAGACCCAAAGCTgaagatttattttattaaagaggAATAGAATCCATCATCAGTCACATCGTCTGTCCAACATCTCATTTTTATACATGTGTGTTCCAGCTCATTTGGAGCTTGATGACCTGAACAGGTGGGTTTGTGGGTGGAGCCACAGCCGTCGCCGCCCACTTCACGTCTCCGTCTTTGCTTCAGCTTTCTTCCACGCCGTCGGCCCGGCTCTTCCCCGTTATCTTCCACTCGTCGCCAACTTCCTCTCCAACCATGATCCTGGTCTCACGTCTCCTCTTGCTTGcttccttcctgtcctccactgtctcatctcctccctcctcgctgtcctcctcgagcttctctgcttctttttccctgtcttcccctgtctCCTTCTTGTCTTCCTCACCTCTGATTGCATCCTTTTCTACGTTCACCTCCttgccttcttcttcctctggtgcCATCTGTAAATCTCCTTGGTCCTCGCCGgcgtcctcttcatcctccagcagctcGGGGAGGTCATCCGAGGCCTCGGGCCCCAGCAGGATCTCAGTCAGGCTTTTGAGGATGTCCGCTTGGATCCCCTCTGGACTCATCGtctgctcctcctcattctcctctCGCAGAAGGCCCGACAGGCAGAATGACTTCTGCAAAAGCCGCGGAAGCTGGTTTAAGTGTGTCAGTGCCTCGACCAACCAATCAACCAGCAGCTGGGCCACGTTGGCTTGGAGCTGGTGCGGCGCCgtttcctccagctcctccgggTTCCCAGCAATGAACTTGGCCCAACGAGCCAACAGGAAACGCTGCAACACCGGCCTCGCACAGACCTCCAGTGGCTGAAGACCGGAGGAGCAGCCTGCAGGGATCATGGCCGGCAGGGTTCCCGCCCCGCTGATAATGGCGAGAAAGGGATCTCCCATGTGCTCTCGGTGCCGGTCCAGGACCAGCATGGATTTACCGGGCCTGGCAAGCCCGTAAACATGCTTCAGCCATATTTTGTTGGTCCACAGATCCAGGGCTTCTTCTACTGGCAGGCCTTCCGGTCCGGTATGGATAAACTCGGGAAGGACCTTCTCAGACATCTGCCGGTTCGCCAGAATCATCGACGGCAGCATGGTCCCGTCGGCTAGCGCCGCCAGGTACACGGTGACCAGCGGCAGAGACCCGGTGAGCTCCAGCGCCTCAGAACGCCGGGACTTGTCCTGGACCAGCCGTACATCCACAAATAGACACAATTCGTCCATAGCGGCCACGGCGCTGTCCGCGAGTCCGTTGGCCCGGACGACCTTCTGCGTGAACTCCCTGAAGGATCCGACCTTGGCCTCTAGGGAAGGCGGCAAAGGCAGAGCTGCGCCGGGCGAGCTGCCGACGCCCAGTTGGTGCTCCAGCATGAAGCCTACCGCCCAGTTGTAGGAGATGCGGAAGGCGTTGCTGAAAACCCCCTTCTTCTTCAGCGCGGAAGCCTTGCGAAAGAAGTTGCTCTCCGTGATGGGAAGCTGCTGCTCGCGCATGGACAGCACCCAGGCCACCATGCGGGCAGCGCCATCGCCGTCCGTCCTGGGCCGCTCCTGCGCGGCTGACCTTTGGCGTCTCCCAGCCTCCCGCAGCCAGGACCGGATGAGGCCCGGCTCGGTGAGAAACACCCTGGAGGCCTGGCGTACTCCGTCACACAGGGCTGAGAGGGCGACGCGGAGCTTGCGGGCGGTGAGGAAATCGTCTTTACCAACAAATGAGGCGGTTGCCCCCTTGGTCGTCATTGACGATGGGCGAGATGTCAGGGGCTTTACTTCTTCGACGAGCTCTTCCTTGATGTCGTCGACGTCGTCATATTCTATGTCGTCCACGTCGTTGTCAGAGAAATCAAAGTCCTCCACGGGCGCCATGGCCCCGTCCACATTGTCCTCGACCTCCTTCACCGTGACATCACCGCTGCAACACAAGGGATTCAGATGTTGAACTCATTGGAGCCAAAAGATGTATTAAACGTTTGAGCGTAAAAACATTACCTGATTCTGTCCTTGATGAATCCCACTCTTGTTGAACcttgtaaataaacaaaacacgcaTCTTTAAATCATGTAAAACCCCAAGAACGGGTCATAAACAACCTTCCTCACCCTCTGAATCACTGACCTTTGTTCCGGGGTGAGAGGCCGTGAAACTCCCAGAAGCAGCTGGGGTGTTTGCACAGGTTCGCCCTGCAGACGACGCAGCCGTAGACACTCTCGTGCCGGAGGTTCTTCAGGTGGCAGGTCTTGCATCTCTTGGAGATGCTGCTAATCTTACCCATGCGGTGCCTCTGCTCCACTGGCGCCTCTGCCCTGGTTGCGCGGGAGCCGGCGATCTCCACGGTCTCCGAGTGGTTCTGAGCACACTTGGCGAGCTGGTTGCCCAGGCGCTTGCGGAAGCTGACCTGCGTGAAGAGGCCGTCCTGCACCCAGGCTGGCGGGTTCTCCTTGCGGCTTTCCCGCAGCACGATGAAGGCGTTGACAATGCTCAGGTTCACCAGGAACCAGAAGAGGCCGCGCCAGTGTCGGTCCTGGAGGATTCCTCCCAGCGGGTTGCAGGCCAGCAGCTGCTTGCAGATGTCAACACCTCGCATGTTCTCCTGCAGGAGGCAGAAGGCCATGGGGCGGTCCACAGGGTCTAGTCCGCCCACTCTGGTCTGAGACCTCCTCCAGACGGTGTCCTGCTCGCCAGGGGCCGCGTTGGTTGACAGGCAGCCCATCTCTTTGGTGTCTCTCCAGCGGGTGGCCAGCAGGGAGCCAAACCGCCTCTGCAGAAAGTCCCCGGGTCGCTCCAGGTGACCCTCCTCCCACAACTCCCGGGGCAAGACGGGGCTGAGCGGGGGAAAGGAGCTGGAGGCGTAGATCCCCAGGTCCAAAAGCTTTTGCATGAGCGGGACGGAGGCCAGCGAACTTGCCAGGTAGAGCTGGTGGTGTTTGTCCTCCAGGTCCTCCACCAGCTCTGGCACCACGGTGAAGCCCTGCCCCAGGCCCTCACCCTCCCCTGCCTGGATGAAGAAGCGGTGGCAGTAGCCGGACTTGGAGTCGCAGAGCAGCCATGCCTTGGGCCGGGTCGTTGAGCCCGCCTCATCGGGGCCGGGCAGCAGCGCCTGGTCCACGGACAGGCAGCAGTTTGGTTTGTAGGCACTCCACATGGCGGCGCCCAGGAGGCGCAGCATCGGCCTGAAGATGTGCAGCGGGTCGTTGGGGTTACTGGTTCCACAGAGCTGCTCCGTGGCGAAGCTGCCCATGCGGATGTTGGCGGTGATCTGCTGGAAGCGCTTGAAGCTCATTGCGCGATAGAAGGCGTAGCTGTTGTCGTAGTGGCTCCAGGACCAGTACTGTGACGGGTCGGGGAGGTTGTGGAGCCCCATCAAGATGACTAGGCCAAGGAAGCCCTTGACCTCGTGCACGGTGGTGGGGACCCAGTCCGAGTAGCCGAGGCCCATGAAGCGGCAGGTCTTGGCGTGGGCATTGGTTTCCTTGGTGATTAGCTCCGTGAGCTCCTGAGGAAAGAGCAGGTGAAAGAAGTCGATGGCGTCGGTGTTCTTTGACAGAAAGTGGTGCGGTCCGGTGCTCTGCTGGAACGGGAGCACGGGAGCAAACTCCTCGCTCTCCGACGGCAGTTTCCATCGACTCGCTGACCTCCAGGACGGATTGGGCAGGTCTGCACTCTGGACCGGTTCTTCTCCACTTGCGGGTCGCCGCTCTTTCTGGAGGCAGAACTGGATGTCTGGTTCAATGCAGCCTGCAATGAAAAACATCACGTTTGAACTTCACCTCATAAGATATTCTTTCACATTTCTAGAAAAGTACAGATACAAAAAGGTCACAGGAAAGTGTTTCTGAcggagctgcagctcctcctgcaggaggtcAGCCAGCTTTCTATCACTCTAAATATTAAGTTTCTTACTGCAACAGTGAAAACTCAgtgaagtatatatatatacacacatagatatgtatacacacatgtgtatatatacaaaTTGAACAGGTGatcctaataatcctttaggtgagttcatatctatatatacacatgttctaatagattttatataaatatatttatatttataatacttacaatatggtagttatatcatattctgaatactgttttatatatagatatagttATGTATATATTAATTGATATACTGGATTGTTTGAATAATATGTCCATaatatgttaaactgttggaaaaaatgttaaatatttaactgcaaagtaataatgggtgtttgataccctttttgcattgaatcatactggaatgtttactgaaactgattggctgacCAATAAAAATCCACAAGCCGCCACTGGTTTGCAAAGTCACAGTACTGAACTATGAAGGAGCTTGCGCATGTGCATATCTTAAGTCATCATTTTGACGTTTTATCTCCTAATTTCAACTCTAACCCTTAATTGTTTGGTGGGAAATGGGCTTCCGTGTAAACCAGCCAAGTCAAGCCCACTGTCtttcctttgtctcctcttctATTTCGGTCTCATCACCAGttttcctcttctgtgtctGACCTGCTCTGTGTCCTCAAGTCGTTCCAAAAGCCTCCAGCGGTCACGTGtctgttgcttagtaacgagcgtacggtgggCGAGAGGGAATTCGTGCACGATACAACTTGTTTTGCGTTTCCTTCCCACGATGTGGCGTGTGAGCTGGTTGAAATGCGCGTGTCTCACAGTCAACGTGTGAGGCTTGAGAACCTGCAGTGACTTTATTATGTGGACCTGCTCCACATGGACTCCGTCGGTAAACAGCTCCAAGCTGTTAAACAGGTCTTCATCTCCAAGCACACGTTTAACCAGCCGCGCTTCATTAACTCTCTGAAGCGCGGATACCACCTGATGGCTAAACTGAgacagctaagctaagctaagctaaggaCGTGCACGCTcacgtcgcggtccgtagttggtgcacaagaaccacggCTACCACCAACGCGATCGAGCGTGCTGGATTCGTGGATGATGCACTCAGGGCACATTAATAACACCAATAATCCCTCAACCACACTTTTGCATCTGCGGCAACCCTGGAGGGACATACGATCTCAAACGGTGCTAATGTCAAGCCCTAGTTCTCACTGAGGTtctcctgtgctgatgtgagggcttctggacagaggatgccggatgtgcacagactgtaaagccctctgaggcggATTTGTCATTTCTACAAAATAGAattcaaataaattgaattgtgtCTCTTACGCCGTGGCCTGCAGGTGGCGCTGTGGTGCAGCGGGTTCCTCAGTAGATGTTTAGCCATCTGATCAGCGGTCTGAGGGCTGAAGTCACACTGAGAGCAGCACAGCAGGTAAACACTGAAACACAGGAACAACTTTAGGTTAGTGTGGAggtcaataacaacaataacaataacaacaacatgattGTTTAACCAAATTCCAGCAAATTAGTACTCATGATTCACTTGAATGGTAACAAGTAACATCTGTAACATGGCCGACACCAGTAGCATCAGTTACACCTGTGATACCTGTAACACCTGTACCATTGGTTACACCTGTGGTACCTGTAACAGCTGTACCATTGGTTACACCTGTGATACCTGTAACAGCTGTACCATTGGTTACACCTGTGATACCTGTACCATTGGTTACACCTGTGATACCTGTAACAGCTGTACCATTGGTTACACCTGTGATACCTGTAACAGCTGTACCATTGGTTACACCTGTGATACCTGTAACAGCTGTACCATTGGTTACACCTGTGATGCCTGTAACAGCTGTACCATTGGTTACACCTGTGATACCTGTAACAGCTGTACCATTGGTTACACCTGTGATGCCTGTAACAGCTGTACCATTGGTTACACCTGTAACATCTACCTGGAGATTGCGAGACATTTGGATTAAAGAAGATCAAACCAACATCCCCTTGTCGGAAAGAAGCGCGACAGCAGCAGGTGGGACACCTGGACAGGACGGGAGTCTCACCATGGAGGACAGCGTCTGTGCAGGGGAAGGACTCGGTCTTTGGTCCGCGGCACGtgactgaaaaccacaacaacaacaatcagaaTCAGAGACAAAGCTGAAGAACGTTGACACGTCAAATCATGGTGAGAGCACCAGAGGAGAGCCAATCAGCATTGAGAGAATCCCTATGACATCACTGAATCCATCCAGAAGTATTTTTCAGCTTATTTCATGAAATAGCACTTTgtgtcttgttcttttgagcTAAACGGCATGTGATGTAACGTAGTTTGCTGAACGGACAGTTTGGCCAGGGGGGGGTAGTCTGTCTGCTCCTGTGAACATACACGGACGCATTTGTGCacgtgtcggggggggggggggggttaatttGCTTATATCACAGACCTGTTCAGGTGGAAGGGGTCTGTGGGGGAAACACTGGTTTGATGATGTTTGCATAGAGATAAGTCCTTCTGCCACGTACATGCTCTTCACATGACTATTATAAACATGGTAAACATGGTCCGTCATGACAAGAACTCAGAAAGATATAAATCTACACTTTAACTCTTAATCAGTGGCATCTTACTGGATCATGTGGGAGGCGTAAgctctggagcagcagctgctgtagGGACACAGCAGACACCGGACGTGGGTCGGGTAGTGAGCCGAGAAGTCCAGCACACGGCTCCCACACTCCAAACACACCAGGTGGTCCCCGCCACCGCCCGAAGACCTGCAAGTACCAAAGAGACCAGATGTTGGCCTGTGGCTGTTGACCGTAGTCTCACCTGCGATGGTTAATGTGAGACTCATCGGGCTGACCTGTTGACATGGCGTGGTGGCGATGACCTGAGGAGGGCGGGACTCCTGTGGAGCGGAGACGTCTCACTCTTGATGTTGATTGGCTGGATGAGGGAGGCGGGGCTCTGGAGCAGAGGCCTGATCTTCCCACAGGTCCTGATTGTCACCTGCTGACACATAGATCAATAATAAGAATGGATGAAAGGGGGTCAGGTCTTAATATTTAGGGATGATGGCAAAAgggtctgacctttgaccccggggGCAGCCCTTCAAGCTCAGCGGGACGACGGAAGCTGCGGTGGTTTTCCTGTTTGTGCTGCATCTTGTCCTTCAGGAAGATGAACTGAAGGCGACACCTGTTGCAGTGGAACGCCTGGTTCATCTGGGAAGGAAGGATGTGTCATATGCATATTGTTTGTTGGCTaataatgagtgtgtgtgtgtgtgtgtgtgtgtgtgtgtgtgaggtcaccTGGTGTCTCGACAGGTGCTGCTGGTAGCTGACGGGGTTTCTGGTCACCTTCAGGCAGAAGAGGCACATCAGGAAGCCAGAGTCTCTGTGGAAGCTGGCAAAGTGCTGCAGGATGTCGGCGTAGAACGAGGAGCGATGGGAACACACCTGCAAGACACAGCTGGGTTAAAGGGGCACGAGGGGACACGGGTCGGAGGTCAACGGCTGAAACCCACCTGGCAGAGGTAGGGCATCTCTCCGGGTTGGTGGTTGGACTTCATGTGGTTCAAGAAAGCCGGCTCGTTCTCGAACGCCCACTCACAGATACGACACAAAcctcagagacagagacagggacagggacagagacagagagagggacagggacagacagggacagagagagagacagggacagagacagagagagacggtgaagcctggtttatgctgcgttttcagagcgcttttcacacctccttgcgtccttgcgtccttgcctccttgcgtgtgtcgagacgtttttctaggcttgcgtcgcttttgacgcaatttttttaatttattttgaatttgtgccAAAGCTGCTCCTCATAGTGTTTATATCATATCATCATAATGTCTGTAAAGTTACGTCATGTGAGTCTTTGTTCACGTTTTTCTTTGTGCGTGATGGCTGTTGTTAGTTTGAAGTGGCTGAAGAGTCttaattgttgtgtgtgttgtaacacAAAGTGTCCTTAGACACACGTTGTGGGTTTTATCTAATTGACTGTAAAGGGAACAGTTCCCTCTGCAGCGTCGCTGccagctgctgtgtttgtgtgttggtacgtttctgtctccgtcctgtgggaagaaatgtgtaaatatgagcgcttgtacgagccgtcattggcggactatgaggacgccggatggcctctgattcatggaggcagatctccaccaacgagggaacaaagtcgtggaggaaaatacgggacaaatgtgtccttgatgaagagcagcagtgtggatgcacggggcaataaagtctatgatcaataaataaagcaaccagcgacttccacacacaaagacgtgactctccaggtcgtcttcaacagaacacgtgactCCCGTCCCAAGAGAAGACCGACGGGAAGCTGCATTGGTTGTTTGACCAGGTGTCTTACaggcggagggggcggggccgtGCACCTGCTCCTCGTGGCTCTGCAGCTGAGACGGAGACGAGAACTGACGGTAACAGAACCTGCAGCACTTCCTGTCTTCACTTGTTCCTCCAACCAACTCGGAGTGCAGGAGCATGTGCTGCatcaacctgcacacacacacacacacacacacatagattggtgtgtttgtgcgctcaGGTGTGTAGTTTCCCAGGTGTACGGGTGCAGAGTTAAACATGTTCGGGTTGGGGGGGGACCTCAGGTTGTTCTCGGCCCGGTAGGTGCAGATCTGGCAGGTGAAGGAGGTTTTGATCCTCAGCGGCTTCCTCAGACTCAGGTCGCCCTCCAACGTCCCGTAGTAGAACTCCTCCACGCTCATCACCACCCTGTGAGGGTTGGAGGTCAGCGATGGGGTCATGCAGTGGGCGGGAACCGCGGAGGCAAAGGGGGCGGGGTCAGGAGCTGCAGGGATCAGGTGACACGCAGAAACTGTCATGGCGGCCGTATGGCggaaaatcactgtcaaaattcgagaggtcaaatcaggttgatgctcGTAAATCAAACGTCGGCCAGCAGAAGTCCGTCCTGAGCCAGATACTTCCTCGCTtctctgctcgcgctccaaggtgttttctacgcgctcgctttTTACCAGTCaccagggggcggagccagtcccagggggcggagccagtcgcCATGGTATCCACattaattggttacaaaccgcgtctctggctggagtgatgcactCACTCAACCATAGAAGCTCTTCTCCGCACTAACGGGGACAAAGTCTAAACTACGGCACATTGAGGCCGATGCGTCCGTCTTCACCGAGCTATGGGGGAGCGTGCGCACATTGTtcagattttccaaaaatcGATCCGCATTGAAAGGTCACGTTCGCGCaggacggacttttgctcgcggatgctTGATTTACGCGTgagcatcaacctgatttgcgctctccaattttgacagtgatttgccgccatacagCTGGTAACCGTGGCAACGCAACAAAGTGATTGTTCACAGGTGGACCAGCTGGCGTCAGGTGAGACCCCCAACGCTTCCTGTACCTCCTTCACAGTAAACGTCCAGCAGCATTTCAATAACTCTGCTGCTGAATCCAGTTTGcagtaatatatttaaataagtgTTTAATCTAgaatctaaaataataaaaagtcatctattatttttaataaataatcaatataAAGATCAACTGTAGCAAATGGAAGTGAAGTAAGTTCAGTACTTCATTAGTGCCTCACAATCAGAACCAACGTCGTACCGCTGCTGAACGGAGAGATTCGGGCGACGCCATTGGCCGATCCAGAGGGGAGCGCGGGGCAAGCTGCCATCTTCAGACAGTTGGCTCCGCCCACTTCAGTCATCTGATGGTTaactggaggaagaaaaaaaaagatccataaTCAATACCCGACCTGATGGACCAATCGGCTGCGATCACATGTGGCGTGACGGACCGGGCGCTGGCGTGCCGGTGCGGGAGCTCAGCGCAGTCGGCAGCTTGGTGGCGGTAAAGGCGGTGCCAGGGacgtgtgaaggggggggggctgctcttGCCTGGACCACCTGATGGACTGGGGACACGCCCACGCTGGGCCGGACCAGCTGACCCAGTGACTGCACTGTGGGGGTGGGAGGCGATAGGAGACAGTGAGCGGATCAATAGGTGTCACGTGACTTATTGATTAGTGGGGTCCTACACTGGATCAGCGTGAGCGGCTGGACCGTCTGACCCGGCTGCAGGTTCAGCAGGAGAGGGGCGCCGCGGTTCATCACTGGGAAGCCCTGCAGGGGAACACGTGACATCACAGTGACATCACACAACAATCAATCTAGTTCATCGTAGCGAGTAAATCTGCCCGTGTTTCCATTGGCTCGAAGCCGGAATTTGAATGAGCGTCTGGAGTGAAACTGGTGTTTACATGTACGTCTGTCCATTAAAGGGTGAACGCAGCCCGAGTACAGCGCTGACCAATGAGAGCTCTGCATAGAGGTGCGTTTGATTTCTGTACCTGTGTGGCGAGGAGGACAGGCTGGCCGTGGGGCGTTCCGGGAGCCGCTGGGAGGAGGAACGTGCCACCTGTCTGTGTCAGGAAGAGGGGCGGGGCCTGAGCCATCAGGGGCGGGGCCAAGGCAGGTGTG
This genomic stretch from Gasterosteus aculeatus chromosome 20, fGasAcu3.hap1.1, whole genome shotgun sequence harbors:
- the pogzb gene encoding pogo transposable element with ZNF domain isoform X5 is translated as MSVEEFYYGTLEGDLSLRKPLRIKTSFTCQICTYRAENNLRLMQHMLLHSELVGGTSEDRKCCRFCYRQFSSPSQLQSHEEQVHGPAPSACLCRICEWAFENEPAFLNHMKSNHQPGEMPYLCQVCSHRSSFYADILQHFASFHRDSGFLMCLFCLKVTRNPVSYQQHLSRHQMNQAFHCNRCRLQFIFLKDKMQHKQENHRSFRRPAELEGLPPGSKQVTIRTCGKIRPLLQSPASLIQPINIKSETSPLHRSPALLRSSPPRHVNRSSGGGGDHLVCLECGSRVLDFSAHYPTHVRCLLCPYSSCCSRAYASHMIHHVPRTKDRVLPLHRRCPPCVYLLCCSQCDFSPQTADQMAKHLLRNPLHHSATCRPRRCIEPDIQFCLQKERRPASGEEPVQSADLPNPSWRSASRWKLPSESEEFAPVLPFQQSTGPHHFLSKNTDAIDFFHLLFPQELTELITKETNAHAKTCRFMGLGYSDWVPTTVHEVKGFLGLVILMGLHNLPDPSQYWSWSHYDNSYAFYRAMSFKRFQQITANIRMGSFATEQLCGTSNPNDPLHIFRPMLRLLGAAMWSAYKPNCCLSVDQALLPGPDEAGSTTRPKAWLLCDSKSGYCHRFFIQAGEGEGLGQGFTVVPELVEDLEDKHHQLYLASSLASVPLMQKLLDLGIYASSSFPPLSPVLPRELWEEGHLERPGDFLQRRFGSLLATRWRDTKEMGCLSTNAAPGEQDTVWRRSQTRVGGLDPVDRPMAFCLLQENMRGVDICKQLLACNPLGGILQDRHWRGLFWFLVNLSIVNAFIVLRESRKENPPAWVQDGLFTQVSFRKRLGNQLAKCAQNHSETVEIAGSRATRAEAPVEQRHRMGKISSISKRCKTCHLKNLRHESVYGCVVCRANLCKHPSCFWEFHGLSPRNKGSTRVGFIKDRISGDVTVKEVEDNVDGAMAPVEDFDFSDNDVDDIEYDDVDDIKEELVEEVKPLTSRPSSMTTKGATASFVGKDDFLTARKLRVALSALCDGVRQASRVFLTEPGLIRSWLREAGRRQRSAAQERPRTDGDGAARMVAWVLSMREQQLPITESNFFRKASALKKKGVFSNAFRISYNWAVGFMLEHQLGVGSSPGAALPLPPSLEAKVGSFREFTQKVVRANGLADSAVAAMDELCLFVDVRLVQDKSRRSEALELTGSLPLVTVYLAALADGTMLPSMILANRQMSEKVLPEFIHTGPEGLPVEEALDLWTNKIWLKHVYGLARPGKSMLVLDRHREHMGDPFLAIISGAGTLPAMIPAGCSSGLQPLEVCARPVLQRFLLARWAKFIAGNPEELEETAPHQLQANVAQLLVDWLVEALTHLNQLPRLLQKSFCLSGLLREENEEEQTMSPEGIQADILKSLTEILLGPEASDDLPELLEDEEDAGEDQGDLQMAPEEEEGKEVNVEKDAIRGEEDKKETGEDREKEAEKLEEDSEEGGDETVEDRKEASKRRRETRIMVGEEVGDEWKITGKSRADGVEES